One segment of Babesia bigemina genome assembly Bbig001, chromosome : II DNA contains the following:
- a CDS encoding N-acetyltransferase, putative: MLTLRRATMYDLVGTLDCNLVNLMENYKMDYYFYHLLTWPQLTHVAVGPNGNVCGYAMAKLEDEIERAGHLTSVGVLRSYRSMGIANNVIKQGHASMDAVYLCEAVYLFVRVSNWAAHTLYKHKLGYSVDEVIREYFQDKEDAFSMKHVLPLGKPVRFWSHTPSGRERKKTSTRAQAVAA, translated from the exons atgctgactcTCCGACGCGCCACCATGTACGACCTCGTCGGCACATTGGATTGCAACCTTGTCAACCTCATGGAGAACTACAAGATGGATTACTATTTCTACCACCTTCTCACGTGGCCGCAGCTGACCCATGTCGCTGTAGGACCCAACGGCAACGTCTGCGGCTATGCCATGGCAAAACT GGAGGATGAGATCGAAAGGGCTGGCCATCTCACATCGGTTGGCGTGCTGAGGTCTTACCGGTCTATGGGAATAGCTAACAATGTTATTAAGCAAGGGC ATGCATCCATGGATGCGGTGTATTTGTGCGAGGCAGTGTACCTGTTTGTGCGCGTTAGTAATTGGGCCGCCCACACCTTGTACAAGCACAAACTGGGATACAG CGTGGACGAAGTCATAAGAGAGTATTTCCAAGACAAGGAGGATGCGTTCTCTATGAAACATGTTCTCCCGCTGGGTAAGCCCGTTCGGTTTTGGTCTCACACCCCCTCAGGGCGGGAACGCAAGAAGACATCCACCAGAGCTCAAGCCGTCGCAGCGTAG
- a CDS encoding Plasmodium falciparum CPW-WPC domain containing protein, putative — MRSCVKLGAAWLLCIHIAAAASSSAAGSVLFDSVLREARARYTDAGTRLTQEELANTVTESLKKASQLLGLNLPVVRGDCEFDFSAFCPEGWVSSGDGVHCEVAHADSADAGCCGSQLDMRDKSPLDKLSLSNMCNLKWPCRTSSAYVSLDEGICPRFWHREGEECVADHTYMGPCDTRLNLAGKSLQEREDIARKCGLAYSRATGLLDESSDWSADCPLGWSLHEDGTCVKNADQTAGMCGGVLKFVDIRDKRDKSRRCGLVPIKGAKVESHCPLGWRYDADNELCLAPPSYTGPCQLRMDFRNYTTEEKALWAHVCGGSFLDGGVTKEEPTKSTSNVSYRSGALDHDLSVVRFSKPAKDVRVIEKQLDDGWRQFDGVCVAGETYSRIMPGCRTIHHLSDEYEERCRVSHRTDDVLEDFVRAYCPLGWRIRRVYYGDLVRHICVAPSAWSEPQKVECGGTTVDFSTRSPGFKRRWAFACGQRFPKFTDTNAARCAENFYWRCPAEWTHDGEDCVAPKHYGGPCPPKVPVSQLASPSMKAAFSQRCHAAWPCIGYCEKDYSADCPDGWTRTEEGCKLSSDSGGGSCGNHIVVPKSVRWGPGPKEELEYACDVHWTCKKV; from the exons ATGAGGTCGTGTGTGAAGCTGGGCGCCGCGTGGCTCCTATGTATTCATATTGCAGCCGCCGCGAGTTCTTCAGCCGCTGGCAGTGTCCTGTTTGACTCTGTGCTACGGGAAGCCAGGGCGCGCTACACTGATGCTGGCACACGTTTAACCCAGGAAG AGCTCGCCAACACGGTGACCGAATCCCTTAAGAAGGcgtcgcagctgctgggaCTCAATCTGCCCGTTGTCCGCGGCGACTGCGAATTCGATTTCTCCGCTTTTTGTCCTGAGGGATGG GTGTCGTCCGGTGACGGCGTCCACTGTGAAGTGGCACATGCTGATTCCGCCGATGCAGGATGCTGCGGGAGCCAGTTAGACATGCGGGATAAGTCCCCCTTGGACAAGCTGAGCCTTTCGAATATGTGCAACTTAAAGTGGCCGTGTCGCACATCCTCGGCTTACGTTTCGTTGGATGAGGGTATTTGCCCTCGGTTCTGGCACAGGGAAG GGGAGGAGTGCGTGGCGGACCACACTTACATGGGCCCATGCGATACGCGTCTTAATCTCGCGGGAAAGAGCCTTCAGGAGCGTGAAGATATTGCTAGGAAATGCGGGCTCGCGTATTCGCGCGCAACCGGGCTCCTGGATGAGAGCAGCGACTGGTCTGCTGATTGTCCACTGGGGTGGTCGCTGCATGAG GATGGTACATGCGTCAAAAACGCCGACCAAACTGCTGGCATGTGCGGAGGAGTGCTGAAATTTGTGGATATTCGTGACAAGCGGGACAAGTCTCGGCGTTGCGGTTTAGT GCCTATTAAAGGAGCTAAAGTTGAGTCGCATTGTCCACTGGGCTGGCGATACGACGCCGACAATGAGCTGTGCCTGGCGCCTCCAAGTTACACG GGCCCCTGCCAGCTAAGGATGGATTTTCGAAACTACACCACGGAAGAGAAGGCTCTCTGGGCCCACGTCTGTGGTGGCAGTTTCCTGGATGGTGGTGTGACGAAGGAGGAGCCCACTAAAAGCACGTCCAACGTGTCGTATCGCAGCGGCGCCCTTGACCATGATTTATCGGTAGTTCGCTTCAGCAAACCTGCGAAAGATGTGCGGGTAATTGAAAAACAGCTGGACG ATGGGTGGCGCCAGTTCGATGGCGTCTGTGTTGCTGGGGAGACCTACAGCCGCATTATGCCAGGCTGCAGGACCATCCACCATTTGTCGGACGAGTACGAGGAACGCTGCCGTGTATCACA CCGCACTGACGACGTGCTGGAGGACTTTGTTCGCGCATACTGCCCGTTGGGTTGGCGTATACGCCGGGTGTACTACGGCGATTTGGTGCGGCACATATGCGTGGCACCGTCGGCTTGGAGTGAACCCCAAAAGGTGGAATGCGGCGGAACAACTGTGGACTTCTCCACTAGATCACCTGGTTTCAAACGGAGGTGGGCGTTTGCCTGCGGGCAGCGATTTCCCAAGTTTACCGACACTAATGCTGCGCGGTGCGCTGAGAACTTCTATTG GCGGTGCCCGGCGGAATGGACGCACGACGGAGAGGACTGCGTGGCGCCAAAGCACTACGGTGGTCCCTGCCCTCCAAAAGTGCCCGTATCGCAACTTGCCAGCCCCAGCATGAAGGCCGCGTTTTCGCAGCGCTGCCATGCTGCATGGCCATGTATAGGCTACTGTGAGAAAGATTACAGTGCG GATTGCCCGGATGGGTGGACACGAACCGAAGAAGGCTGC
- a CDS encoding splicing factor 3b, subunit 3, 130kD, putative — protein sequence MPVFYHLTLQKPTGITQAVQGNFSAPKAQEIVVARSHTLELLSPDENGKLRSLCVCEVFGIVRVISAFRLTGTQRDYLVVGSDSGRLVILEFCNTARTFKRVHCETYGKTGIRRIVPGQYLAVDPKGRALIVGAVEREKFVYILNRDSKANLTISSPLEAHKSRSVCHDIVGLDVGFENPIFASIEQSYEAVDALQVDDDEELTDEVLKKGLSFWEMDLGLNHVARKMTLPVDLSAHHLVAIPGGESPGGVLVCCENFLVYKNMDHPEISCAYPRRLEMAQDKPLLIVSSAIHKMRDFFFVLLQSEYGDIYKVELFHEEGRVKEVVCRYFDTVPLGNSICILRAGYLFVAAEFGDHHLYQFTGIGTNQNDPLCSSNHPQGKDAIIAFKPRVNQNLQLIDELSSLSAITDLKVIDVQGLGQPQIFLGCGRGDHSTIRVLRHGLSVEELADNELPGRPKQVWTVPTGVDSTHDGFILVGFEGNTLVLSVGEAVEEVTDSCFLTSITTLHVSMMGDGSYVQVHDGGVRHVFDMKVREWKTPTAKRVKVAASNKHQLVLALSGGEIVYFELDESHTLVEVAKRSLNVEITCVSLQPTAAGRLMANFMAVGALDNLVRILSLDRHLKQHSTQLLPNNSTPESVCLAEFQVAAHPTLMLAVGLNTGVMIRATVDAISGALSDQYTRFLGSRAVKFKNIKNQIMGTSDRPWLLYEYQGVMQCVPLSYDTLESVASFSSPLCQDGYVAISGSNLRIFRCCRLGETFSEHRLQVDYTPRRLVLMPNEAPTQGGLNYMLAVVEADHNAYGPESVAEIGQALEGIKLDNEVGEPMALTNFKAGTGKWGSCLRIVNPLNLTTAAKLLFENDEAATTAAVVVLDGMQCLCVGTALGYDLTNADEVESYIRVYCYGANFEIRLLHVTRVGGVVRAFAGYEGRLLAAVGKRIRLYSLGKKQLLLKAEHRTCSDHGFIWLNTVGSRIFAGDIREGLQVLRIKFYSEEAADFEWVGGATGPRWLTCCTQLDYSTVIAGDKFDSMFVARVPQEESTRHIQLENVCQFHLGDLPTAIDKASLSPSTSVVLYGTIMGSIGAFVPFQSKDELDFLQHLEMLMSTEAPPLCGREHSFYRSYYVPVQQVVDGDMCEQFRHLTEAQQRKVAQQLDSNVNNVLRKLDEIKNRIM from the coding sequence ATGCCGGTCTTCTACCACCTCACGCTCCAAAAGCCTACGGGCATCACGCAGGCTGTACAGGGCAACTTCTCGGCGCCGAAGGCCCAAGAAATCGTAGTAGCGCGGTCGCACACCCTGGAACTGCTGTCGCCGGATGAAAATGGCAAGCTGCGCAGCCTCTGCGTCTGCGAGGTATTCGGAATCGTGCGGGTCATTTCGGCCTTCCGGCTGACGGGCACGCAAAGAGATTACCTGGTGGTTGGCTCGGACAGCGGGCGCCTGGTCATCTTGGAGTTTTGCAACACCGCGCGCACGTTCAAGCGCGTGCACTGCGAAACGTACGGGAAAACTGGCATACGCAGGATCGTGCCTGGGCAGTACCTGGCAGTGGATCCCAAGGGAAGAGCGCTGATCGTAGGCGCGGTGGAGCGAGAAAAGTTCGTGTACATTCTCAACCGGGACAGCAAGGCGAATCTCACCATCAGCTCCCCCCTGGAGGCGCACAAGAGCCGCTCCGTGTGCCATGATATCGTCGGGCTGGACGTGGGATTCGAGAATCCCATATTCGCGTCAATCGAACAGAGCTACGAGGCTGTGGACGCCCTCCAGGTagacgatgacgaggagctCACCGACGAGGTGTTGAAGAAAGGTCTTAGCTTCTGGGAGATGGACCTCGGTCTTAACCACGTGGCGAGGAAGATGACCCTCCCAGTAGACCTCAGCGCGCATCACCTGGTGGCGATACCGGGAGGCGAAAGTCCGGGCGGAGTTCTCGTCTGTTGTGAGAACTTCCTGGTGTACAAAAACATGGATCACCCGGAGATATCATGCGCGTACCCGCGCAGGCTGGAAATGGCGCAGGACAAACCTTTGCTGATTGTCTCCAGCGCGATCCACAAGATGCGCGACTTTTTTTTCGTGCTCCTGCAGTCCGAATACGGCGACATTTACAAGGTCGAACTGTTTCACGAAGAAGGCCGTGTGAAGGAAGTAGTATGCCGGTATTTCGACACTGTACCACTGGGCAACTCCATATGTATCCTGAGGGCAGGGTACCTCTTCGTCGCCGCGGAGTTCGGTGACCACCACCTCTACCAATTCACCGGAATTGGCACGAACCAAAACGACCCCCTCTGTAGCTCGAACCACCCGCAGGGTAAGGACGCCATCATCGCATTCAAACCGCGCGTGAACCAAAACCTGCAGCTGATAGACGAGCTCAGCTCACTCAGCGCCATCACCGACCTCAAGGTGATAGACGTGCAGGGGTTGGGGCAGCCGCAGATATTCCTGGGCTGTGGCAGGGGCGATCACAGCACCATAAGGGTGCTGCGACATGGGCTGTCGGTAGAGGAATTGGCAGACAACGAACTGCCGGGAAGGCCGAAGCAGGTGTGGACCGTGCCCACGGGTGTTGATAGCACGCACGACGGGTTTATCCTTGTCGGTTTCGAAGGCAACACCCTGGTATTATCGGTAGGGGAGgccgtggaggaggtaacTGACTCTTGCTTCCTCACGTCAATTACCACCCTGCACGTAAGCATGATGGGGGACGGCTCATACGTCCAGGTACACGACGGGGGTGTTAGACACGTCTTCGACATGAAGGTGCGCGAGTGGAAAACCCCGACCGCAAAGCGAGTGAAGGTCGCAGCGTCGAACAAACACCAGCTGGTGCTCGCCCTGTCCGGTGGCGAAATCGTGTACTTCGAGTTGGATGAATCGCATACGCTTGTAGAGGTGGCAAAGCGCAGCCTCAATGTCGAAATCACATGCGTCAGCTTACAGCCCACCGCCGCAGGCAGGCTCATGGCGAACTTCATGGCCGTTGGAGCTTTGGATAATCTGGTGCGCATACTGTCGCTGGACAGACACCTGAAACAACACAgcacgcagctgctgccgaaCAACAGCACTCCGGAGTCTGTGTGTTTGGCTGAGTTCCAGGTGGCTGCGCATCCGACGCTGATGCTGGCTGTTGGGCTCAACACCGGTGTGATGATACGAGCAACAGTGGATGCTATATCTGGCGCACTCAGCGACCAGTACACTCGTTTCTTGGGATCGCGCGCAGTGAAGTTCAAGAACATCAAGAACCAGATAATGGGTACTTCTGACAGGCCTTGGTTATTGTACGAGTACCAAGGAGTGATGCAGTGCGTTCCCTTGAGCTACGACACCCTGGAAAGCGTCGCGTCCTTTTCAAGCCCACTCTGCCAAGACGGATATGTGGCCATATCCGGCTCTAACCTCCGGATTTTCAGGTGCTGCAGGCTTGGAGAAACGTTCAGCGAGCATCGTCTGCAGGTGGACTACACGCCCAGGCGTCTCGTGCTGATGCCGAATGAAGCGCCGACGCAAGGAGGGCTCAACTATATGTTGGCAGTTGTAGAGGCAGATCACAACGCATACGGCCCGGAAAGTGTGGCTGAAATTGGACAGGCGCTGGAGGGGATCAAGCTGGACAACGAAGTGGGTGAGCCGATGGCGCTTACAAACTTCAAGGCCGGCACCGGAAAGTGGGGGTCTTGCTTGCGAATTGTCAACCCTCTGAACCTCACAACGGCGGCAAAGCTGCTATTCGAAAATGACGAGGCAGCAACAACGGCTGCGGTCGTGGTCCTCGACGGCATGCAATGCCTATGCGTAGGCACTGCGCTCGGATATGACCTAACCAATGCCGACGAAGTAGAGTCTTATATACGTGTCTACTGCTACGGAGCCAATTTCGAAATcaggctgctgcacgtcaCCCGCGTTGGCGGGGTGGTGCGGGCGTTTGCCGGATATGAGGGGAGGCTGCTAGCTGCGGTGGGAAAGCGCATCCGGTTGTACTCGCTGGGAAAGAAGCAGCTACTGCTCAAGGCAGAACATCGCACATGCAGTGACCACGGGTTCATCTGGCTGAACACCGTGGGGTCACGTATTTTTGCGGGCGACATCCGTGAGGGCCTGCAGGTGCTTCGCATCAAGTTCTACAGCGAAGAGGCGGCCGACTTTGAATGGGTCGGTGGGGCCACTGGGCCTAGATGGCTCACCTGCTGCACCCAATTAGATTATTCCACGGTTATCGCCGGAGACAAGTTCGACTCCATGTTCGTTGCGCGCGTCCCTCAGGAGGAGTCAACGCGACACATCCAGCTGGAAAACGTGTGCCAGTTCCACCTAGGGGACCTCCCAACGGCTATAGATAAGGCCTCGTTATCCCCTTCAACGTCAGTGGTGCTTTACGGCACAATAATGGGGTCGATTGGCGCATTTGTGCCATTCCAGTCCAAGGACGAGCTGGATTTCTTGCAGCACCTGGAGATGTTGATGTCCACGGAGGCGCCGCCACTGTGTGGCCGAGAACACAGCTTCTACCGCAGCTACTACGTGCCCGTCCAGCAGGTGGTAGACGGCGATATGTGCGAACAGTTCCGCCACCTCACCGAGGCACAGCAGCGAAAGGTGGCACAACAGCTGGATTCCAATGTGAACAACGTGTTACGCAAGCTGGACGAAATCAAGAACCGCATCATGTGA
- a CDS encoding ran binding-like protein 1, putative: MCDDKKDAEVASGAAETPEQTQNEENGCEDTKTEGTSVDRRPQAEEEEEVVEGNWNTRKVEVKEIKVVTGEEDEELFWQQRSKLYRFATDTDGEQVWKERGLGESKLLRHKKTGKIRFLLRQEKTLKVVANHYVLETESLCRLRPNIGSDKIWVWTANNTYDDESKVEQMALKFGHIEHARIFKEKFEEAAKINKKIFESENSKN; encoded by the exons ATGTGTGACGATAAGAAGGACGCTGAAGTCGCCTCGGGAGCGGCAGAAACGCCCGAGCAGACACAAAACGAAGAAAACGGATGCGAAGACACAAAGACAGAGGGAACTTCTGTGGATCGGCGGCCACAAGCggaggaagaagaagaagtcGTGGAGGGCAATTGGAACACACGCAAG GTTGAAGTCAAGGAGATCAAAGTCGTCACCGGAGAGGAGGATGAAGAATTGTTCTGGCAGCAACGTTCCAAGCTCTACCGCTTTGCCACGGACACTGACGGCGAACAAGTGTGGAAGGAGCGTGGTCTGGGCGAGTCAAAGCTGCTGAGGCACAAAAAAACGGGTAAAATACGCTTCTTGTTGAGGCAGGAAAAAACCCTCAAAGTTGTTGCCAATCACTACGTCCTCGAAACGGAATCGCTTTGCAGGCTCAGGCCCAATATCGGTAGCGACAAGATTTGGGTGTGGACCGCGAACAACACCTACGATGATGAGAGCaaggtcgagcagatggcaCTTAAGTTCGGGCATATCGAACATGCAAGAATCTTCAAGGAAAAGTTCGAGGAGGCGGCAAAGATAAACAAGAAGATATTCGAATCCGAAAATTCCAAAAACTGA
- a CDS encoding 40S ribosomal protein S20, putative, with protein MEDVAAKDFKAHGDHDDSNRIHKIRVTLTSMNLKAIEKACKELINGAKEKDLRVMGPVRMPVRTLRITTRKSPVGEGTNTWDRFQARVYKRVISLHSSSEVVCQITSFPLDPGVDVEVTI; from the exons ATGGAGGACGTCGCAGCTAAGGATTTTAAGGCTCACGGCGACCACGACGATAGCAATCGCATCCACAAAATCCGCGTCACCCTGACCTCGATGAACCTCAAGGCCATCGAAAAGG CGTGCAAGGAGCTCATCAACGGTGCCAAGGAGAAGGACCTCAGGGTTATGGGCCCCGTCAGGATGCCCGTCAGGACCCTTCGTATTACGACCCGCAAATCGCCCGTCGGTGAAG GTACCAACACCTGGGACAGGTTCCAGGCCCGCGTGTACAAGCGCGTCATCAGCCTCCACTCGTCCAGCGAGGTTGTCTGCCAGATTACCTCGTTCCCTCTGGACCCCGGGGTCGATGTAGAGGTTACCATCTAA
- a CDS encoding p29 protein, putative: MQCCSRDTRLMDEEIDTQDVQVRTIGTVADRSRAQEIGQNVERQWVAVTTYQPVDTITKTVEIPVVKTVERVVPKPVIQERVIQVPREVTQVVEKVVEIPDVKFVEKIIEVPQVQYRNKLVPKVEVVEKIVEKPQIIEQWTERKVEVPQIKEVVRYKEIDETEEIIRYYPKGHGNIDWDKECEKAHIMIPNEVTESKAAQ; this comes from the exons ATGCAGTGCTGTTCTAGGGACACTCGTCTAATGGACGAGGAGATCGACACCCAAGACGTGCAGGTCAGGACAATCGGTACCGTTGCCGACCGTTCAAGGGCTCAGGAAATCGGCCAGAACGTCGAGAGGCAATGG GTCGCTGTCACCACCTACCAGCCCGTTGATACCATCACCAAGACTGTGGAGATTCCAGTCGTCAAGACCGTTGAACGTGTTGTTCCTAAGCCTGTAATCCAGGAGCGCGTAATTCAAGTGCCCCGCGAGGTAACCCAGGTCGTTGAGAAGGTGGTCGAAATCCCGGATGTGAAGTTCGTCGAGAAGATCATTGAGGTTCCACAGGTCCAATACCGCAACAAGCTCGTGCCGAAGGTGGAGGTCGTTGAGAAGATCGTGGAGAAGCCGCAGATCATTGAGCAGTGGACTGAGCGCAAGGTCGAGGTTCCCCAGATTAAGGAAGTTGTGCGTTACAAGGAGATTGACGAGACTGAGGAGATCATCCGCTACTACCCGAAGGGACACGGCAACATTGACTGGGACAAGGAGTGCGAAAAGGCTCACATCATGATTCCCAACGAAGTCACGGAGTCCAAGGCCGCTCAATAA